From one Lolium rigidum isolate FL_2022 chromosome 4, APGP_CSIRO_Lrig_0.1, whole genome shotgun sequence genomic stretch:
- the LOC124707435 gene encoding WAT1-related protein At4g08290-like: MELAGKWRKVMPYLAMVFLQFGFAGLFLISVASLRQGMSHYVLVVYRNAVAAVVMAPFALWFERKTRAKMTLSLFFKVLALALLEPVLDQNFFYMGANSTSASFSSALTNILPAVTFVNAILLRMERINIRERRSQAKIAGTLITVGGALLMILFSGPVVNFPWTKHSAGHAIADSASHSSGRWLMGIFMILLSCFCWSAFFILQSHTLRSYPSELSLTTLICGMGVMQSGAVALVMEHDMKAWAIGFDMRLFTAVYSGIMCSGVAYYVQGIVIQERGPVFVTAFSPLCMIIVTVLGSFILSEVITLGRIIGAMVIVIGVYALIWGKSNDHMKQVERDDDFEKHKAFELPFTATSITKESNLDRI, from the exons ATGGAACTCGCCGGGAAATGGAGGAAAGTGATGCCTTACCTGGCCATGGTCTTCCTCCAGTTCGGCTTCGCCGGCCTCTTCCTCATCTCCGTCGCCTCGCTGCGGCAGGGCATGAGCCACTACGTCCTCGTCGTCTACCGGaatgccgtcgccgccgtcgtcatgGCGCCCTTCGCGCTATGGTTTGAGAG GAAAACAAGGGCCAAAATGACCCTCTCACTGTTCTTCAAGGTCCTCGCGCTGGCGCTACTTGA GCCTGTGCTTGACCAGAACTTCTTCTACATGGGAGCCAATAGCACGTCGGCGAGCTTCTCGTCGGCGCTCACCAACATATTGCCTGCCGTAACATTTGTAAACGCCATACTGCTCAG GATGGAGAGAATAAACATCAGGGAGCGGCGGAGCCAGGCGAAGATCGCCGGCACTCTGATCACTGTCGGGGGAGCGTTGCTCATGATACTCTTCAGCGGCCCCGTGGTCAACTTCCCGTGGACGAAGCACTCCGCCGGCCACGCCATCGCGGACAGCGCCAGCCACAGCAGCGGCCGCTGGCTCATGGGCATCTTCATGATCCTGCTGAGCTGCTTCTGCTGGTCCGCCTTCTTCATACTCCAG TCGCACACGTTGAGGAGTTACCCGTCGGAGCTGTCCCTGACGACGTTGATATGCGGCATGGGGGTGATGCAGAGCGGCGCGGTGGCGCTGGTGATGGAGCATGACATGAAGGCTTGGGCCATCGGCTTCGACATGAGGCTCTTCACCGCCGTCTACTCT GGGATCATGTGTTCTGGGGTTGCTTACTATGTGCAAGGGATAGTGATCCAGGAGAGGGGGCCGGTGTTCGTCACTGCTTTCAGCCCTCTCTGCATGATCATAGTCACCGTGCTAGGCTCTTTCATTCTCTCCGAGGTGATCACACTGGGAAG GATTATTGGCGCTATGGTTATTGTTATCGGTGTCTACGCTCTCATCTGGGGCAAGAGCAACGATCATATGAAACAAGTTGAGCGAGACGACGATTTTGAGAagcacaaagcttttgagctaccgTTTACTGCGACAAGCATTACCAAGGAAAGCAACCTCGATCGCATTTGA